In Acipenser ruthenus chromosome 53, fAciRut3.2 maternal haplotype, whole genome shotgun sequence, the following proteins share a genomic window:
- the LOC117965787 gene encoding tripartite motif-containing protein 16-like isoform X2 — protein sequence MKKQPAPRQRRHSNEMDHPHMNEGAVDSLQAPEPRNRAEFLKYSCQLTLDPNTAYRELCLSEGNRKVTRRRETQRYPDDHPERFESYPQVLCREGLSGTRCYWEIECSGGGAAIGVTYKEISRKGGDSCGLGFNDKSWSLLCSGSSYTARHNNNETAITAPRSPRIGVYLDFNAGTLSFYGVSDTMTLLHRFQTTFTEPLYPGFWVWDYESPVTICQLN from the exons TGAATGAAGGTGCAGTtgacagtctgcaggctccagagccaaggaacagagctgagtttttaaaat attcctgtcagctcacactggaccccaacacagcatatagagagctctgtctgtctgaagggaacagaaaggtgacacggaggagagagacccagagatatcctgatgatcacccagagagatttgagagCTACCCCCAAGTGCtgtgcagagagggtttgtctgggactcgctgttactgggagattgagtgcagtGGAGGAGGGGCtgctataggagtcacatataaagaaatcagcaggaaaggaggggattCCTGTGgccttggattcaatgacaagtcctggagtttgctctgctctggttccagttacactgcccggcacaataacaatgaaactgcaataactgccccccgctcccccagaataggagtgtatctggactttaatgctggcacgctgtccttttatggcgtctctgacacaatgaccctcctgcacagattccaaaccacattcactgagccgctctatcctgggttttgggTTTGGGATTATGAAtcccctgtaacaatctgccagctgaactag